A region from the Pelagovum pacificum genome encodes:
- a CDS encoding TetR/AcrR family transcriptional regulator: MSKFTSDERPRIVPPERKTTRRRNRRTEILEKAGTLFARMGVDAVTTRHIAQDVGISQPSLYAHFTSLQQIKDEVAAQAFALLEEKISAAEDESPEAQLEKAVRGYFEFGFSNPHAYRIAFMLEHPGDERGSEDASMSTFNQTDHPGPRAFGHLVRIVGLNRPDLSTEMILLRSQNLWASLHGLVSLLLARPDFPWSDTQMLVDEHCRLTCRMVFA, translated from the coding sequence ATGTCAAAGTTCACAAGCGATGAGAGACCACGGATCGTGCCGCCCGAAAGGAAGACAACAAGACGCCGCAACCGCAGGACGGAAATCCTAGAAAAGGCCGGCACACTCTTCGCCCGCATGGGGGTTGATGCCGTGACGACCCGACATATCGCCCAGGACGTCGGTATCTCGCAGCCGTCCCTATACGCGCACTTCACCTCCCTGCAGCAGATAAAGGACGAGGTTGCCGCTCAAGCGTTCGCGCTCCTCGAAGAAAAGATCTCTGCGGCCGAGGATGAGAGCCCCGAAGCGCAACTTGAAAAGGCGGTGCGCGGTTATTTCGAGTTCGGCTTCTCGAACCCGCATGCATATCGGATCGCCTTCATGCTGGAGCACCCGGGCGACGAGCGAGGCTCAGAAGACGCGAGCATGTCCACTTTCAACCAGACCGATCACCCCGGCCCCCGTGCATTCGGGCATCTGGTCCGGATCGTCGGGCTGAACCGCCCGGACCTCTCCACCGAAATGATCCTGTTACGAAGTCAGAACCTTTGGGCATCCCTGCACGGACTCGTCTCACTGCTGCTGGCACGCCCGGACTTCCCGTGGAGCGATACCCAGATGCTCGTCGACGAGCACTGTCGGCTGACTTGCAGGATGGTATTCGCGTAA
- the glpD gene encoding glycerol-3-phosphate dehydrogenase: MSDSYDLFVIGGGINGCGIARDAAGRGLSVGLAEMGDLASATSSASTKLFHGGLRYLEYFEVRLVREALIERETLLRAMPHISWPMRFVLPYHKDMRFEGSTPTSRILNTVMPWMKGRRPALLIRLGLFLYDTLGGRKILPPTSTLDLRTAPEGAPLEDRFEKAYEYSDCWVEDSRLVVLNARDAEARGATIMVRTKVTSAEREDDHWRVTLEDEDGTTREVRAKMLVNAGGPWVGDILHNRVRSNAREGVRLVRGSHIVTKRLFDHDKCYFFQGEDGRIMFAIPYEEDFTLIGTTDQEHHDPSEKPVCTPDERRYMIDFVNHYLKGDISEDDIVWTYSGVRPLYDDGARSATAATRDYVLKVDTSTGAPMLNIFGGKITTYRRLAESAMREIGKHLTVAKGDWTAGVPLPGGDFDVSGVKALTDRLAADHPELTPYATRRLVRAYGTDAEKMLTSSDDPGPDFGATLTGREVAWLMDREWARTAEDVVWRRSKLGLRMSADQIATLDSWMADRRQR, encoded by the coding sequence ATGAGCGACAGCTACGATCTTTTCGTCATCGGCGGCGGCATCAACGGCTGCGGCATCGCACGGGACGCGGCTGGCCGGGGGCTCTCCGTCGGACTCGCCGAGATGGGCGACCTCGCCTCCGCGACCTCCTCCGCCTCGACCAAGCTGTTCCACGGCGGCCTGCGCTACCTCGAATATTTCGAGGTGCGCCTGGTCCGCGAGGCGCTGATCGAGCGCGAGACGCTGTTGCGCGCGATGCCTCACATCTCGTGGCCGATGCGCTTCGTGCTGCCCTATCACAAGGACATGCGCTTCGAAGGGTCGACGCCGACCTCGCGCATTCTGAACACCGTCATGCCGTGGATGAAAGGTCGCCGCCCTGCCCTCCTGATCCGGCTGGGGCTATTCCTCTACGATACGCTCGGCGGGCGGAAAATCCTGCCGCCGACCTCGACCCTCGATCTGCGCACCGCGCCCGAGGGCGCCCCGCTCGAAGACCGGTTCGAGAAGGCCTATGAATATTCCGACTGCTGGGTCGAGGATTCCCGCCTGGTCGTGCTGAACGCCCGCGATGCCGAAGCGCGCGGCGCAACGATCATGGTCCGCACCAAGGTGACCTCGGCCGAACGCGAGGACGACCACTGGCGGGTGACGCTCGAGGACGAGGACGGCACCACCCGCGAAGTCCGGGCGAAGATGCTGGTCAACGCCGGCGGTCCGTGGGTCGGCGACATCCTCCACAACCGCGTACGCAGCAACGCCCGCGAGGGCGTGCGCCTCGTGCGCGGCAGCCACATCGTCACCAAGCGGCTGTTCGACCACGACAAGTGCTACTTCTTCCAGGGCGAGGACGGGCGGATCATGTTCGCCATCCCCTACGAGGAGGACTTCACCCTGATCGGCACCACCGACCAGGAACATCACGACCCGTCGGAGAAGCCGGTCTGCACGCCCGATGAGCGGCGCTACATGATCGACTTCGTGAACCATTACCTGAAGGGCGACATCAGCGAGGACGACATCGTCTGGACCTACTCCGGCGTGCGGCCCCTCTACGACGACGGCGCACGGTCGGCGACCGCGGCGACGCGGGATTACGTGCTGAAGGTCGACACCTCGACCGGGGCGCCGATGCTGAACATCTTCGGCGGCAAGATCACGACGTACCGACGCCTCGCCGAGAGCGCGATGCGCGAGATCGGAAAGCACCTCACCGTCGCGAAGGGCGACTGGACGGCGGGTGTCCCCCTGCCCGGCGGCGACTTCGATGTGAGCGGCGTGAAAGCCCTGACCGACCGCCTCGCCGCAGATCACCCCGAGCTGACGCCCTACGCCACGCGCCGGCTGGTCCGGGCCTACGGCACGGATGCCGAGAAGATGCTGACCTCGTCAGATGACCCCGGCCCCGACTTCGGCGCGACACTCACGGGGCGTGAAGTCGCGTGGCTGATGGACAGGGAATGGGCCCGCACGGCCGAAGACGTGGTCTGGCGGCGCAGCAAGCTCGGCCTGCGGATGAGCGCGGATCAGATCGCGACGCTCGACAGCTGGATGGCGGACCGGCGGCAGCGCTGA
- a CDS encoding helix-turn-helix domain-containing protein → MNDFQIHMPQDVDDDMPSTAFFVESHLADAMPLPHWHDHVEVNLLPEGRMDYLIGGRRVELRAGRLAVFWAAIHHQVVTVEPSQRLFCAYVPVNLFLSLPLAPGFRSAVLRGELLQAEAADPSDEARMAEMVSDWTKVPAAMHLIWRDEILLRLRRMSFQTVTAPASPTGARGAGPRSVWHVERMTAFVNDNLGRAITVGEVAAASGLHPTTARAAFRKVLGFGIAEYIRRQRLGLAMRLLAETDLGPAEVAHMAGYGSMTRLYDAFRELTGKTPRTFRAELRGGRLA, encoded by the coding sequence ATGAACGATTTCCAGATCCACATGCCGCAGGATGTCGACGACGACATGCCGAGCACGGCCTTCTTCGTCGAATCCCACCTCGCCGACGCGATGCCCCTGCCCCATTGGCACGACCATGTCGAAGTGAACCTGCTGCCCGAGGGGCGGATGGACTACCTGATCGGCGGCCGGCGGGTGGAATTGCGTGCCGGACGGCTCGCGGTGTTCTGGGCGGCGATCCATCATCAGGTCGTGACCGTGGAGCCGAGCCAGCGCCTGTTCTGTGCCTACGTCCCCGTGAACCTCTTCCTGTCGCTGCCGCTGGCGCCCGGCTTCCGCTCCGCCGTGCTGCGCGGCGAGCTCCTGCAGGCCGAGGCAGCCGACCCGAGCGACGAGGCACGGATGGCGGAGATGGTGTCGGACTGGACGAAGGTGCCGGCGGCGATGCACCTGATCTGGCGCGACGAGATCCTGCTGCGGCTGCGGCGGATGTCGTTCCAGACGGTGACCGCCCCGGCCTCCCCCACCGGCGCGCGCGGCGCGGGACCGCGGAGCGTCTGGCACGTGGAGCGCATGACGGCCTTCGTGAACGACAACCTCGGCCGGGCGATCACGGTCGGCGAGGTCGCGGCGGCGAGCGGTCTGCACCCGACCACCGCAAGGGCGGCGTTCCGCAAGGTGCTCGGCTTCGGAATCGCGGAATATATCCGCCGTCAGAGGCTCGGCCTGGCCATGCGGCTTCTGGCGGAAACCGACCTCGGCCCGGCGGAGGTCGCGCATATGGCCGGCTACGGCTCCATGACGCGGCTGTACGATGCGTTCCGGGAACTGACCGGCAAGACGCCGCGAACCTTCCGGGCGGAACTGCGCGGCGGGCGGCTGGCCTGA
- a CDS encoding carbohydrate ABC transporter permease, whose product MSVAGFSPKGGERVWAAALIFPTMVGLALGALGSIVATIGLSFFDWDLFTTPELVGLENYTDLPGDRRFMRALTNTLIFSAIYVPGTVILSMLIAVLLNRQIHGKSVFRLIYFLPVVSSPTAVGLVWSWIYSKDQGVLNAMVTGLGMEPVHWLGRDLALYSVVVVNIWGAIGEGMIIFLAGLQAIPKDVYEAAMLDGADRVRTFLRITMPLLIPSIFFQSILSTINAFQAFDYVYILTQTQGGGSTVPTLVFNLYREGFNNFRMGNAAAQAVVLAAMIMVLTLIYNRMQKKWG is encoded by the coding sequence ATGAGTGTGGCGGGTTTCTCCCCCAAGGGCGGCGAGCGGGTCTGGGCCGCGGCGCTGATCTTTCCGACGATGGTCGGCCTCGCGCTCGGCGCGCTCGGCTCGATCGTTGCGACGATCGGCCTGTCCTTCTTCGACTGGGATCTCTTCACCACGCCCGAGCTGGTCGGGCTAGAGAACTACACCGACCTGCCGGGCGACCGGCGCTTCATGCGGGCGCTGACGAACACGCTGATCTTCTCGGCGATCTACGTGCCCGGCACGGTCATCCTGTCGATGCTGATCGCGGTGCTGCTGAACCGCCAGATCCACGGCAAGAGCGTCTTCCGGTTGATCTACTTCCTGCCCGTCGTCTCGTCCCCCACAGCGGTCGGGCTGGTCTGGAGCTGGATCTACTCCAAGGACCAGGGCGTGCTGAACGCGATGGTGACCGGTCTCGGCATGGAGCCGGTGCATTGGCTGGGTCGCGACCTGGCACTTTACTCGGTCGTGGTCGTCAATATCTGGGGCGCGATCGGAGAGGGGATGATCATCTTCCTCGCCGGGCTGCAGGCGATCCCGAAGGACGTCTACGAGGCGGCGATGCTCGATGGCGCGGATCGGGTTCGCACGTTCCTGCGGATCACCATGCCGCTGCTGATCCCGTCGATCTTCTTCCAGTCCATCCTGTCGACGATCAACGCCTTCCAGGCCTTCGACTATGTCTACATCCTGACCCAGACCCAGGGCGGCGGCTCGACCGTGCCGACGCTGGTCTTCAACCTCTACCGGGAGGGGTTCAACAACTTCCGGATGGGCAACGCGGCGGCGCAGGCGGTCGTACTGGCGGCGATGATCATGGTGCTGACGCTGATCTACAACCGCATGCAGAAGAAGTGGGGCTGA
- a CDS encoding carbohydrate ABC transporter permease produces MSNAHLLKPTFGNHLRENWIFYALLLAGSVIMVGPFAWMLSTSLKVPGDQFDQRLIPQRTTLENFALAWERMDFSHLMWNSFRIAMLSTIGQVLTCSMGAFVFAVVRFPGREVLFVLLLATLMIPYQMTVIPQFLIFRAVGLYGTGAPLWLPQFLGGAFGVFLVRQYFRSIPTDLLDAARLDGASLLSIYWRIYLPLAKPALAALAIFAFMTSWNDLFAALIYLPSDLEKTTLPVGLSLFDRLYRAQWTIMMAAVLISVAPIMVAFFLVQKQFIQGIAMTGVK; encoded by the coding sequence ATGAGCAACGCGCACCTCCTCAAGCCCACCTTCGGCAACCACCTGCGGGAGAACTGGATCTTCTACGCCCTGCTGCTGGCCGGGTCGGTCATCATGGTGGGGCCTTTCGCGTGGATGTTGTCGACCTCGCTCAAGGTGCCGGGCGACCAGTTCGACCAGCGGCTGATCCCGCAACGCACGACGCTCGAGAATTTCGCGCTGGCGTGGGAGCGGATGGATTTCAGCCACCTGATGTGGAACTCGTTCCGGATCGCGATGCTGTCGACGATCGGGCAGGTGCTGACCTGCTCGATGGGGGCCTTCGTCTTCGCCGTGGTGCGGTTTCCGGGCCGCGAAGTGCTGTTCGTGCTGCTGCTGGCAACGCTGATGATCCCCTATCAGATGACGGTGATCCCGCAGTTCCTGATCTTCCGGGCCGTCGGGCTCTATGGCACCGGCGCGCCGCTCTGGCTGCCGCAGTTCCTCGGCGGGGCGTTCGGGGTGTTCCTCGTGCGGCAGTACTTCCGGTCGATCCCGACGGATCTGCTGGATGCCGCGCGGCTCGACGGGGCGTCGCTGTTGTCGATCTACTGGCGCATCTACCTGCCGCTGGCGAAACCGGCGCTGGCCGCGCTGGCGATCTTCGCCTTCATGACCTCATGGAACGACCTGTTCGCCGCGCTGATCTACCTGCCGTCCGACCTCGAAAAGACGACGCTGCCGGTGGGCCTGTCCCTGTTCGACCGGCTCTACCGGGCGCAATGGACGATCATGATGGCGGCCGTGCTGATCTCGGTCGCGCCGATCATGGTCGCGTTCTTCCTCGTCCAGAAACAGTTCATCCAGGGCATCGCCATGACCGGCGTGAAGTAA
- a CDS encoding ABC transporter substrate-binding protein, translating to MKRHLITASALALVAGAAQAQVELKYMMWGDPPEIAVWEQLVSDFQETHPDISISVEVADWDSYWNKLRVTTAGGDAPDIFAMDAPVYPDWQSRGTLLNLQPYIDADPGALDGVYEGPLSSYALEDGYYGMPRDFQTIVLYYNTAMFDEAGLDYPDDSWTLDDLRAAAEALTIDKDGDGTIDQWGIGTEAWDMEPFWGPVVYGYGGDIISEDGSTTLLTEGAAPEAFAYVQGLFDDGLIMSEEDLDSYGWDGLYAGVAAMAFSGHWVVPAYSELDFDWAVAPFPAGPEGRATLVNSAGIVASSSTEYPDEAWEFISYVISEEGQSTLAQLGFAIPVNEAAATGPAYLEQPVEADHQLFVDALDYAHTKPSFLGYEEWSEIVGEPLSMVWRGEMSLDDAMSEIGDYADDALN from the coding sequence ATGAAACGACATCTGATCACGGCGAGCGCGCTTGCGCTGGTGGCCGGTGCCGCGCAGGCGCAGGTCGAACTGAAATACATGATGTGGGGCGACCCGCCCGAAATCGCGGTCTGGGAACAGCTCGTCTCCGACTTCCAGGAAACCCATCCCGATATCTCGATCTCCGTCGAGGTCGCCGACTGGGACAGCTACTGGAACAAGCTGCGCGTCACGACCGCCGGTGGCGACGCGCCCGACATTTTCGCAATGGACGCGCCCGTATATCCAGACTGGCAGAGCCGCGGCACGTTGCTGAACCTCCAGCCCTACATCGACGCCGATCCGGGCGCGCTGGACGGTGTCTACGAAGGCCCGCTCTCGTCCTACGCCCTCGAAGACGGCTATTACGGGATGCCGCGCGACTTCCAGACCATCGTGCTCTACTACAACACCGCGATGTTCGACGAGGCAGGGCTCGACTATCCGGACGACAGCTGGACGCTCGACGACCTGCGGGCGGCGGCCGAGGCGCTGACCATCGACAAGGATGGCGACGGCACGATCGACCAGTGGGGTATCGGCACCGAGGCCTGGGACATGGAGCCTTTCTGGGGGCCCGTCGTCTACGGCTACGGCGGCGACATCATCAGCGAGGACGGCAGCACCACCCTGCTGACCGAGGGCGCGGCGCCCGAGGCCTTCGCGTACGTCCAGGGCCTCTTCGACGACGGGCTGATCATGTCCGAAGAGGATCTCGACAGCTACGGTTGGGACGGGCTCTATGCCGGGGTCGCGGCCATGGCCTTCTCCGGCCACTGGGTCGTGCCGGCCTACTCCGAGCTCGATTTCGACTGGGCCGTCGCACCGTTCCCGGCCGGTCCGGAGGGCCGCGCCACGCTGGTCAACAGCGCCGGCATTGTCGCGTCCTCCAGCACCGAATATCCGGACGAGGCGTGGGAGTTCATCAGCTATGTAATCAGCGAAGAGGGGCAGTCGACCCTCGCGCAACTCGGCTTCGCCATCCCGGTGAACGAGGCGGCTGCGACCGGGCCTGCCTACCTCGAGCAACCCGTCGAGGCCGACCATCAGCTCTTCGTCGACGCGCTCGATTACGCGCACACCAAGCCGTCGTTCCTCGGTTACGAGGAATGGTCGGAGATCGTGGGCGAGCCGCTCTCGATGGTCTGGCGCGGCGAGATGAGCCTCGACGACGCGATGTCCGAGATCGGCGATTATGCGGACGACGCGCTCAACTGA
- the melA gene encoding alpha-glucosidase/alpha-galactosidase, which translates to MTRICLVGAGSTVFAQNILGDVLSNPELQHAEIALHDIDGERLKTSGIVARRIGETLGIRDLKVEEHLERRPALKGADFVILMMQVGGYKPATVTDFEVPAKYGLGQTIGDTLGIGGIMRGLRTIPVLFDICRDMEELCPDAIMLQYVNPMAMNCWAIKDQFAGLRTVGLCHSVQETAHDLASVLGEDPATLNYRCGGINHVAFYDRFEKVFPDGSREDLYPRLKQIAQERTYPEYDEVRFDMLRRVGHFVTESSMHFSEYSAWYLKATQPENVEKNKLRIGEYLYRCEDQIEEWHELRRELEGDAPLEVEKSNEYAAGIIQGVVTGAPQQIYGNVPNDGLIANLPDDCIVEVPCMVDRNGVQPTKLGAIPSHLASIMGLSIAVQREVVNAAVTGKREHIYHAAMLDPHTAGELNLDQIWHLVDDLIEAHGNWLPAYH; encoded by the coding sequence ATGACACGTATCTGCCTCGTCGGGGCGGGCAGCACCGTCTTTGCCCAGAACATCCTGGGCGATGTGCTCAGCAATCCCGAGTTGCAACATGCCGAGATCGCGCTGCACGACATCGACGGCGAGCGGCTGAAGACATCGGGCATCGTTGCGCGACGCATCGGCGAGACGCTCGGCATCCGCGATCTGAAAGTGGAAGAGCACCTCGAGCGGCGACCGGCGCTGAAGGGCGCCGATTTCGTGATCCTGATGATGCAGGTCGGCGGCTACAAGCCCGCCACCGTGACCGATTTCGAGGTGCCGGCGAAGTACGGCCTCGGCCAGACGATCGGCGACACGCTCGGCATCGGCGGGATCATGCGTGGCCTGCGGACCATCCCGGTGCTCTTCGACATATGCCGCGACATGGAGGAGCTCTGCCCCGACGCCATCATGCTGCAGTACGTGAACCCGATGGCGATGAACTGCTGGGCGATCAAGGACCAGTTCGCGGGGCTCAGGACGGTCGGGCTGTGCCATTCGGTGCAGGAGACGGCGCACGACCTGGCCAGCGTGCTGGGCGAGGACCCGGCGACGCTGAACTACCGCTGCGGCGGGATCAACCACGTCGCTTTCTACGACCGGTTCGAGAAAGTGTTCCCCGACGGCTCGCGCGAGGATCTCTACCCGCGTCTGAAGCAGATCGCGCAGGAACGGACCTATCCCGAGTATGACGAGGTGCGCTTCGACATGCTCCGCCGCGTCGGCCATTTCGTGACCGAAAGCTCGATGCATTTCTCCGAATACAGCGCCTGGTATCTGAAGGCGACGCAGCCCGAGAATGTCGAGAAGAACAAGCTGAGGATCGGCGAATATCTCTACCGCTGCGAGGACCAGATCGAGGAGTGGCACGAGCTGCGCCGAGAGCTCGAGGGCGATGCGCCCCTCGAGGTCGAGAAGTCCAACGAATATGCCGCCGGGATCATCCAGGGCGTCGTGACCGGCGCCCCGCAGCAGATCTATGGCAATGTCCCCAATGACGGGCTGATCGCGAACCTTCCCGATGATTGCATCGTGGAAGTGCCCTGCATGGTCGACCGCAACGGCGTGCAGCCGACCAAGCTCGGCGCGATCCCCTCGCACCTCGCCTCGATCATGGGGCTGTCGATCGCGGTGCAGCGGGAAGTGGTAAATGCGGCGGTGACCGGCAAACGAGAGCATATCTACCACGCCGCGATGCTCGACCCGCACACGGCCGGGGAGCTGAACCTCGACCAGATCTGGCACCTTGTCGACGACCTGATCGAGGCACACGGCAACTGGCTGCCGGCCTATCACTGA
- a CDS encoding zinc-binding alcohol dehydrogenase family protein has product MSSNYAAWLTVPHGRLTVSSAPLTPPERGQIRLKARAVAINPIDRFKQKMGKPLYGWRAYPMVLGFDLAGEVESVGPGVTRFAPGDRVVSLAVGMEKSRNRDAEAAFQLFTNVRADLSAPIPDHMSFEEAAVLPLALSTAACGLFGADQLNLPRPGGAMTDQGRTVLVWGGSTSVGCCAIQLAKAAGYRVVTSASPRNFDYLERLGADVVLDYAGPDAARRVAQALAGHSVAGAIAMGEGSSRACIDVLGTSEGTRKVAMATFPVDLDALPDAPGPWTLVTQMLPRMMTGMFGLWVTAKRRGVAHSTIWGTSLMETDLGPAIFENFLPQALASGQIMPAPPPLVVGDGLEAIQSAFDRQRQGVSARKVVVTL; this is encoded by the coding sequence ATGTCATCCAACTACGCCGCCTGGCTCACCGTGCCACACGGTCGGCTCACCGTCTCTTCGGCCCCACTCACCCCGCCCGAACGAGGCCAGATCCGACTGAAGGCACGAGCGGTTGCGATCAACCCGATCGACCGGTTCAAGCAGAAGATGGGCAAGCCCCTTTATGGCTGGCGTGCCTATCCCATGGTTTTGGGCTTCGACCTGGCAGGAGAGGTGGAATCGGTCGGGCCGGGAGTCACGAGATTTGCGCCCGGCGACCGGGTCGTTTCGCTCGCCGTCGGCATGGAGAAGTCCCGTAACCGCGATGCCGAAGCCGCCTTTCAGCTTTTCACCAACGTGAGGGCCGACCTGTCTGCGCCGATCCCGGATCACATGAGTTTCGAGGAAGCGGCTGTGCTTCCGTTGGCGTTGTCAACGGCCGCTTGCGGTCTCTTCGGCGCAGACCAGCTCAATCTCCCTCGACCCGGTGGAGCCATGACGGATCAAGGACGGACGGTACTGGTATGGGGCGGCTCGACCAGCGTGGGCTGCTGCGCGATCCAGCTGGCCAAGGCGGCGGGATATCGGGTCGTGACTTCCGCGTCTCCGCGAAACTTCGACTATCTCGAACGGCTCGGCGCGGATGTCGTGCTCGACTATGCCGGCCCGGATGCCGCGCGTCGCGTCGCGCAGGCTCTCGCGGGACATAGCGTTGCCGGGGCGATCGCGATGGGCGAGGGCTCCTCCAGGGCCTGCATCGACGTGCTTGGTACAAGTGAGGGCACGCGCAAGGTCGCGATGGCGACCTTTCCGGTCGATCTCGATGCTCTGCCGGACGCGCCGGGACCCTGGACGTTGGTAACTCAGATGCTGCCACGCATGATGACTGGAATGTTCGGTCTCTGGGTCACGGCAAAGCGGCGGGGCGTGGCGCACTCGACGATATGGGGCACGTCGCTGATGGAGACCGACCTCGGCCCTGCGATTTTCGAGAATTTCCTGCCGCAGGCCCTGGCCTCTGGGCAGATCATGCCCGCACCGCCGCCGTTGGTTGTCGGCGATGGTCTCGAGGCCATCCAGTCAGCATTCGATAGGCAGCGCCAAGGAGTATCAGCCAGGAAGGTCGTTGTGACGCTCTAA
- a CDS encoding DUF1223 domain-containing protein, whose product MRLLSPAMMLAAFLSAPAAQADDSPVVVELFTSQGCSSCPPADSTLKELSTRHDVLALALHVDYWDYIGWTDEFADPAYTLRQKNYAIAAGERMIYTPQMIIGGVDHVIGNRPMEVMDRISAHSDRDSGVEVSMRPEGDEILVLVAGQMSGDRPLLVQLVRFRPEETVDIERGENAGHTYSYANIVTSWEVIGSWNGHDRFEARVPRGDTPAAVIVQQEGPGQVVAAAKLGD is encoded by the coding sequence ATGCGACTGCTTTCACCGGCGATGATGCTTGCGGCATTTTTGAGCGCTCCCGCTGCGCAGGCGGACGATTCCCCGGTGGTGGTGGAGCTGTTCACCAGCCAGGGCTGTTCGTCCTGTCCGCCCGCCGACAGCACGCTGAAGGAGCTCTCGACGCGCCATGACGTGCTCGCGCTGGCGCTGCACGTGGACTACTGGGATTATATCGGCTGGACGGACGAGTTCGCCGATCCCGCCTATACGCTGCGCCAGAAAAACTACGCGATCGCCGCGGGCGAGCGGATGATCTACACGCCGCAGATGATCATCGGCGGCGTCGATCACGTGATCGGCAACCGCCCGATGGAAGTGATGGACCGGATTTCGGCCCATTCCGACCGTGACAGCGGGGTCGAGGTCTCGATGCGCCCCGAGGGAGACGAGATCCTCGTGCTGGTGGCAGGGCAGATGTCCGGCGACCGTCCGCTTCTGGTGCAACTGGTCCGTTTCCGCCCGGAGGAGACGGTCGACATCGAACGCGGTGAGAACGCGGGCCATACCTACAGCTACGCCAATATCGTCACCTCCTGGGAGGTCATCGGCAGCTGGAACGGCCACGACCGGTTCGAAGCGCGCGTCCCGCGCGGCGACACGCCGGCCGCGGTGATCGTCCAGCAGGAAGGGCCTGGACAGGTCGTCGCCGCCGCGAAGCTTGGTGACTGA